From Halotia branconii CENA392, the proteins below share one genomic window:
- a CDS encoding HNH endonuclease — protein sequence MVKVLVLNASYEPLNITSWRRAAVLLIKGKAERIEHNGKFLYADFPLPTVIRLRHYVRVPYKEMPLTRRNILHRDSHSCQYCGYTGDELTLDHVIPRSRGGGDTWENIVTACVRCNVKKGNRTPHEAHMPLRHSPRQPYSSLYFEVSKHLKSGLHTEWQKYVIGL from the coding sequence ATGGTGAAGGTTTTAGTCCTAAACGCTTCTTACGAACCACTCAATATCACGAGTTGGCGGCGCGCTGCGGTTTTGTTGATTAAAGGCAAGGCAGAACGTATAGAACACAATGGCAAATTTCTGTACGCAGATTTTCCATTGCCGACTGTTATTAGGTTGCGTCACTATGTTCGTGTACCTTATAAAGAAATGCCTCTGACTCGCCGAAATATCTTGCATCGTGACAGTCATAGTTGTCAATATTGTGGTTATACAGGGGATGAATTGACTTTAGATCATGTAATACCGCGATCGCGGGGCGGCGGCGATACCTGGGAGAATATTGTTACGGCTTGTGTCCGTTGCAATGTAAAAAAAGGCAATCGCACACCTCACGAAGCACACATGCCTTTGCGTCACTCTCCTCGCCAACCTTACAGCAGCCTTTATTTCGAGGTTAGCAAACATCTTAAGAGTGGACTTCACACAGAGTGGCAAAAATATGTGATAGGCCTTTAA
- a CDS encoding DHH family phosphoesterase, with the protein MQLNSSLKQSKRLSLTTELNPEDGDTDQEAVEAPSTRPSLSSTGEGASVYIGQRSNSLAFQKSEELQKTFLNHQHDRQLIILQDFPDPDALSCAWTYQLIAQQYDIKCEIIYAGTLSHQENIALVKLTGLPAQRWTLQSLKSKDLSCYQGFVLIDNQGTTSQLLASVQQAGIPLIAVIDHHSLQAELKSEFVDVRPYVRATATIFTQYLQAGLLTLDSSIGQHVKCATALMHGLRSDTNRLMQAQEDDFMAAAYLSRFYDAQLLNAILQANRSKRVMDVIERSLKNRIVQNNFSIAGVGYLRYDDRDAIPQAADFLVTEENVHTAVVYGIVHDEDDELEVVIGSLRTTKLTLDPDEFIKEAFGQDSTGRFFGGGRTSAGGFEIPMGFLSGSNENPTYAKMKWEVYDSQIKQKLLRLVNPQDNPIQSE; encoded by the coding sequence ATGCAATTGAATTCTTCTCTTAAGCAGTCTAAGCGTTTGTCATTGACCACAGAGCTTAACCCTGAGGATGGTGATACAGATCAAGAAGCAGTGGAAGCACCATCCACCAGACCATCCTTGTCATCTACGGGCGAAGGAGCAAGTGTTTATATCGGTCAGCGTAGCAATTCCTTGGCTTTTCAGAAGTCAGAAGAACTACAAAAGACTTTTTTAAACCATCAACATGATCGTCAGTTGATAATTTTACAAGATTTTCCTGATCCTGACGCGCTTTCTTGTGCTTGGACTTACCAGTTAATTGCTCAGCAATACGATATTAAATGTGAAATTATTTACGCTGGGACTTTAAGCCACCAAGAAAATATCGCTTTGGTCAAGCTGACTGGTTTACCTGCTCAACGCTGGACACTACAAAGCTTAAAAAGCAAAGATTTGTCATGTTATCAAGGTTTCGTGTTAATAGATAACCAAGGAACTACAAGTCAGCTACTAGCATCGGTGCAGCAAGCAGGTATTCCCCTGATAGCAGTTATTGACCATCACAGTTTACAGGCGGAACTAAAATCAGAGTTTGTAGATGTGCGTCCTTATGTACGAGCAACTGCAACGATTTTTACCCAGTATCTTCAAGCAGGTTTATTAACCTTAGATAGTAGCATTGGTCAACACGTCAAATGTGCTACTGCACTGATGCATGGCTTGCGATCAGATACTAATCGGCTGATGCAAGCGCAAGAAGACGACTTTATGGCTGCTGCTTATCTAAGTCGATTTTATGATGCTCAACTGCTAAACGCGATTTTACAGGCAAATCGTTCTAAGCGGGTGATGGATGTAATCGAGCGATCGCTAAAAAATCGTATTGTGCAAAATAACTTTTCTATTGCTGGGGTTGGTTATCTACGCTACGATGACCGCGACGCTATTCCCCAAGCAGCAGACTTTCTAGTTACAGAAGAAAACGTCCACACCGCAGTAGTTTACGGTATTGTTCACGATGAAGATGATGAACTAGAAGTAGTTATTGGCTCCTTAAGAACTACTAAACTCACCCTTGACCCCGATGAGTTCATTAAGGAAGCCTTTGGCCAAGATAGCACCGGGCGCTTTTTTGGCGGTGGACGTACCAGCGCCGGAGGTTTTGAAATTCCGATGGGTTTCTTGTCAGGCAGCAACGAAAATCCTACCTATGCAAAAATGAAATGGGAAGTCTACGATTCTCAAATTAAGCAAAAGCTACTGAGGTTGGTTAATCCGCAAGATAACCCGATTCAATCTGAATAA
- the hisD gene encoding histidinol dehydrogenase, whose amino-acid sequence MQLLKTIDKDFEIRFKNLVSDRREATVDVSGTVRDILADVKIRKDAAVKDYTSRFDRYDLQSLRLSESLIAKHAAQCPTDVKAALELAAERIGAFHNKQLPQDIGYTDAVGVKLGLNWVALSQVGIYVPGGRASYPSSVLMNALPAKIAGVERIVMTVPTPRGEINPAVLAAAQIAGVTEIYSIGGAQAIAALAYGTESITPVDKIVGPGNAYVAEAKRQVFGTVGIDSIAGPSEILVVADNQNNPDWIAWDLLSQAEHDPSAQSILITDSETFAQQVIAAIEQILTTLPTKEVASASWQKHGAVIIVNDLAQSIPLLNQLAPEHLELCINNPQLLASQIKCAGSVFLGRYTPEAIGDYLGGPNHVLPTARSARFASGLSVYDFLKRITYLECNQQALQTIGQAAITLAQAEGLPAHAGSVSVRLP is encoded by the coding sequence ATGCAACTCCTGAAAACAATCGACAAAGATTTTGAGATTAGATTCAAAAACCTTGTGAGCGATCGCCGGGAAGCTACAGTTGATGTTAGTGGAACAGTACGAGATATTCTCGCTGATGTAAAAATACGAAAAGACGCAGCAGTTAAGGACTATACTAGCCGTTTTGATCGTTACGATCTCCAGTCTTTGCGTTTAAGCGAAAGCTTAATTGCCAAACACGCAGCCCAATGTCCAACCGATGTCAAAGCTGCCCTAGAACTAGCAGCCGAAAGAATTGGGGCTTTTCACAACAAACAATTACCCCAAGATATTGGCTATACCGATGCAGTGGGCGTAAAACTTGGTTTAAACTGGGTAGCCTTATCGCAAGTGGGAATTTACGTTCCAGGAGGACGGGCTAGCTATCCTAGTTCTGTGCTGATGAATGCCCTCCCTGCTAAAATTGCCGGGGTGGAAAGAATTGTGATGACAGTACCCACACCCCGCGGCGAAATTAATCCGGCAGTATTGGCAGCTGCCCAAATTGCTGGTGTTACAGAAATATATAGCATTGGTGGAGCGCAAGCGATCGCGGCTTTGGCTTATGGTACAGAAAGTATCACCCCTGTAGATAAAATTGTCGGCCCTGGTAATGCCTATGTTGCCGAAGCTAAACGTCAAGTATTTGGCACTGTTGGCATTGATAGCATCGCCGGGCCTTCCGAAATTCTGGTGGTAGCCGATAACCAAAACAATCCAGATTGGATTGCTTGGGATTTACTATCCCAAGCAGAACACGATCCTAGCGCCCAGTCAATTCTAATTACTGATTCTGAAACCTTTGCTCAACAAGTAATCGCAGCCATTGAGCAAATTCTCACAACTCTACCTACCAAAGAAGTTGCTAGTGCTAGTTGGCAAAAGCATGGCGCGGTAATTATTGTTAATGATTTAGCTCAAAGTATCCCACTGCTTAATCAATTGGCTCCAGAACATCTAGAATTGTGTATAAATAATCCGCAATTGTTGGCCAGTCAAATTAAGTGTGCTGGTAGCGTATTTTTAGGACGCTATACCCCAGAAGCAATTGGTGATTATTTAGGAGGGCCTAACCATGTACTACCCACTGCCCGTTCTGCCCGCTTTGCTTCTGGCTTGAGTGTCTACGATTTTCTCAAGCGAATTACTTATTTGGAATGCAATCAACAAGCATTGCAGACAATAGGCCAAGCAGCCATCACTTTAGCCCAAGCAGAAGGTTTACCTGCTCATGCTGGCAGTGTATCTGTGCGTCTGCCTTGA